A region of Pyxidicoccus parkwaysis DNA encodes the following proteins:
- a CDS encoding AAA family ATPase has protein sequence MNVTDTAPSLASRGNAVQAAHAIREGVLNEVRKAVVGQDEALELMLCGLIAGGHVLLEGVPGVAKTLMAKALSRSIGADFKRIQFTPDLMPADILGTSVFDLKSQSFVLVRGPIFTDLLLADEINRAPAKTQSALLEAMQERGVSLEGRNLALSPLFTVFATQNPVESEGTYPLPEAQLDRFLLKIEVGYPAPEEEDAILASVHRGFDSGDLQRAGVNAAVTKDGLLAARAALNEVTVEPPVLAYVRKLVAATRSSSRIRLGAGPRAGVHLLLAAKALAALRGRGFVTPDDVRFLAGPVLKHRLLLSPDAELDGATPSDALREVVQGVEVPR, from the coding sequence ATGAACGTCACCGATACCGCTCCCTCCCTCGCCTCCCGCGGCAACGCCGTGCAGGCCGCCCATGCCATCCGCGAGGGCGTGCTGAACGAGGTGCGCAAGGCCGTCGTCGGTCAGGACGAGGCCCTCGAGTTGATGCTGTGCGGCCTCATCGCCGGTGGCCACGTGCTGCTGGAGGGCGTGCCCGGCGTGGCGAAGACGCTGATGGCCAAGGCGCTCTCGCGCAGCATCGGCGCGGACTTCAAGCGCATCCAATTCACCCCGGACCTGATGCCCGCGGACATCCTCGGCACCAGCGTGTTCGATTTGAAGTCGCAGTCCTTCGTGCTGGTGCGCGGCCCCATCTTCACGGACCTGCTGCTGGCGGACGAAATCAACCGCGCTCCCGCGAAGACGCAGTCCGCGCTGCTGGAGGCCATGCAGGAGCGCGGCGTGTCGCTGGAGGGACGCAACCTCGCGCTGTCGCCCCTCTTCACGGTGTTCGCCACGCAGAACCCGGTGGAGTCCGAGGGCACGTACCCGCTGCCCGAGGCGCAGCTGGACCGCTTCCTGCTGAAGATTGAGGTGGGCTACCCGGCGCCGGAGGAGGAGGACGCGATTCTGGCCTCGGTGCACCGGGGCTTCGACTCGGGAGACCTGCAGCGCGCGGGCGTCAACGCGGCGGTGACGAAGGACGGCCTGCTGGCGGCGCGCGCGGCGCTCAACGAGGTGACGGTGGAGCCGCCCGTGCTGGCGTACGTCCGCAAGCTGGTGGCGGCCACGCGCTCGTCCTCTCGCATCCGGTTGGGGGCGGGCCCGCGCGCGGGCGTGCACCTGCTGCTCGCGGCGAAGGCGCTGGCGGCGCTGCGCGGACGCGGCTTCGTCACGCCGGACGACGTGCGCTTCCTGGCGGGCCCGGTGCTGAAGCACCGCCTGCTGCTGTCGCCGGACGCGGAGCTGGACGGGGCCACGCCGTCGGACGCGCTGCGCGAGGTGGTGCAGGGGGTGGAGGTCCCGCGTTGA
- a CDS encoding DUF4350 domain-containing protein gives MRDRFPLLVVGGLVLTVVLGVFLVKSAQRGEFADTLSTFRAQEDGARALFLLAQESGLPVARRMADLRLMTGQQGTPVLLAVEVEDAYEADPDQTQLAAEPDAGLEDEDVPRTGFNAFRAAALDDTEYKQLLEHVRNGGTLVYVPWGSRENPLLDALEVKLFKADTTLPMRTLVPPLPTPYTLGVERVEAKVQAYLTLPAHAVPVLEDDRLGQVVAAVVPHGQGRVLVVGAPELAMNRALARADNAQFWLSALAAMGPGPYEFDEFHHGFTNERSVVDFARRYGLHFAVAQLLLGVTLWSVSLKRFGRPHPPPESVRVGATDALFAMGRLYREGRHHAFAAGLIAKGLTQELALHAGLPAHSPATSVAQGLRERGRDDLAKGLQAVAVQADTVSSDSDLQQLAANAAGLRQRLHTAGAGRRSTPGTT, from the coding sequence GTGCGTGACCGCTTCCCGCTGCTGGTGGTGGGCGGCCTGGTGCTCACCGTGGTGCTCGGCGTCTTCCTCGTGAAGAGCGCGCAGCGCGGCGAGTTCGCCGACACGCTGTCCACCTTCCGCGCCCAGGAGGACGGCGCGCGCGCCCTCTTCCTGCTGGCCCAGGAGAGCGGCCTGCCCGTGGCCCGCCGCATGGCGGACCTGCGCCTCATGACGGGGCAGCAGGGCACGCCCGTGCTGCTCGCGGTGGAGGTGGAGGACGCATACGAGGCGGACCCGGACCAGACGCAGCTCGCCGCCGAGCCCGACGCAGGCCTCGAGGACGAAGACGTCCCGCGCACCGGCTTCAACGCCTTCCGCGCCGCGGCGCTCGACGACACCGAGTACAAGCAACTGCTGGAGCACGTGCGCAACGGCGGCACGCTCGTCTATGTGCCGTGGGGCTCGCGGGAGAACCCGCTGCTGGACGCGCTGGAGGTGAAGCTCTTCAAGGCGGACACCACGCTGCCCATGCGCACGCTGGTGCCGCCGCTGCCCACGCCGTACACGCTGGGCGTGGAGCGCGTGGAGGCCAAGGTGCAGGCCTACCTGACGCTGCCGGCCCATGCGGTGCCCGTGCTGGAGGATGACCGACTGGGCCAGGTGGTGGCGGCGGTGGTGCCGCACGGCCAGGGCCGCGTGCTGGTGGTGGGCGCGCCGGAGCTGGCGATGAACCGGGCGCTGGCGCGCGCGGACAACGCGCAGTTCTGGCTGAGCGCGCTGGCCGCCATGGGCCCCGGCCCGTACGAGTTCGACGAGTTCCACCACGGCTTCACCAACGAGCGCTCGGTGGTGGACTTCGCGCGGCGCTATGGCCTGCACTTCGCGGTGGCGCAGCTGCTGCTGGGCGTGACGCTGTGGTCCGTCTCGCTGAAGCGCTTCGGCCGCCCCCATCCGCCTCCCGAGTCCGTGCGCGTGGGCGCCACCGACGCCCTCTTCGCCATGGGCCGCCTGTACCGCGAGGGCCGGCACCACGCGTTCGCCGCGGGCCTCATCGCGAAGGGCCTCACGCAGGAACTGGCCCTGCACGCGGGCCTGCCCGCGCACTCGCCCGCCACCTCGGTGGCGCAGGGGCTGCGCGAGCGGGGCCGCGATGATTTGGCGAAGGGACTCCAGGCCGTGGCCGTCCAGGCGGACACGGTGTCGAGCGACTCCGACCTCCAGCAGCTCGCCGCCAACGCGGCGGGGCTGCGGCAACGACTCCACACCGCCGGCGCGGGCCGGCGCAGCACTCCCGGAACGACATGA
- the sppA gene encoding signal peptide peptidase SppA — translation MRLLALLLLPSLAVAQTGAIDRAQQPSRGVTLPPTGAALVDEATALSLNPAGLGYVGGSQLFYLHERNLVQDGVGDGVFLASRFLGLGAGLSMEWVRGRAQPDYRKTSLGLSLGSRTLQLGGAWHAFSSDDGDLDDLDTFDLGLTARPARALSLAAVVKDINAPHEGPYDLKRQYNFGLGVRPLDERYTLGVDWLFSEGAFRHGQATYTLNAEVIPGLRLGAGVSHGFVSGVPLTLQLAATVDTSGLGLTYAVGGTHDGTDHVVALRLSTESYRALRPPGGVVTLLDLNDELAGTSPLFAVLGASGTDPYLKLTRWLELAAKDERLSGVVLKMEGLPGVSWGKAEELRQAVLRLRASGKKVMAVLLSADDAGYFVASAADRIYAVPESMLPINGLAAHLNTIGGTFQKLGVQWDVARVGKYKSATEQLANTEPSEPWKEQVNAYLDTQTAWYEKGVAESRKQPPERLHQLWATGLATAKQAQELGFLDGIILPTELDKKVRELLPDAHFSTTYAPRDEREGRWGRRRRIAVVPVIGTIAGGRSREDPLGFSQIAGAETVVRALERAQSDPGVVAIVVRVDSGGGDVLASHLMYQAVMDAAKHKPVIASMGDVAGSGGYYAAMGAQEIFALAPTITGSIGVYYVKPALEGLLGEKLGVSQVSLTRGPLSDMFDTWRPWTPEEQKAAQAWVDASYDIFITEVAARRKLDKAKVDEIARGRVWSGQDAQARGLVDKLGGLPEALDAARTRAGVPRDEELDVVILGEARGFFSGLGGEPGVRAVLSLLPEPPPSLPEPLRALARSAGLNLELLQPGMKAMMPFTLTVQ, via the coding sequence ATGCGCCTGCTCGCCCTCCTGCTGCTCCCCTCCCTCGCGGTGGCCCAGACGGGGGCCATCGACCGCGCCCAACAGCCCTCGCGCGGCGTGACGCTGCCGCCCACCGGCGCGGCCCTGGTGGACGAGGCCACCGCCCTCTCCCTCAACCCCGCCGGCCTCGGCTACGTGGGCGGCAGCCAGCTGTTCTACCTGCACGAGCGCAACCTCGTGCAGGACGGCGTGGGGGACGGCGTCTTCCTCGCCTCGCGCTTCCTCGGGCTGGGCGCCGGCCTCTCCATGGAGTGGGTGCGAGGCCGCGCCCAGCCGGACTACCGCAAGACGTCGCTGGGCCTGTCCCTGGGCTCGCGCACGCTGCAGCTCGGCGGCGCGTGGCACGCCTTCAGCTCGGACGACGGCGACCTGGATGACCTGGACACCTTCGACCTGGGCCTCACCGCGCGCCCGGCGCGCGCGCTGTCGCTGGCGGCGGTGGTGAAGGACATCAACGCGCCCCACGAGGGCCCCTACGACTTGAAGCGCCAGTACAACTTCGGCCTGGGCGTGCGGCCCCTGGACGAGCGCTACACGCTGGGCGTGGACTGGCTCTTCTCCGAGGGGGCCTTCCGCCACGGGCAGGCCACGTACACGCTGAACGCGGAGGTGATTCCGGGCCTGCGCCTGGGCGCGGGCGTGTCCCACGGCTTCGTCAGCGGGGTGCCGCTGACGCTCCAGCTCGCGGCCACGGTGGACACGTCCGGCCTGGGCCTCACCTACGCGGTGGGCGGCACGCACGACGGGACGGACCACGTGGTGGCGCTGCGGCTGTCCACGGAAAGCTACCGCGCGCTGCGCCCGCCCGGTGGCGTGGTGACGCTGCTGGACCTCAACGACGAGCTGGCCGGCACCAGTCCCCTGTTCGCGGTGCTCGGCGCCAGCGGCACGGACCCGTACCTGAAGCTGACGCGGTGGCTGGAACTGGCCGCGAAGGACGAGCGACTGTCCGGCGTGGTGCTGAAGATGGAGGGGCTGCCCGGCGTCAGCTGGGGCAAGGCCGAGGAATTGCGCCAGGCGGTGCTGCGGCTGCGCGCGTCGGGCAAGAAGGTGATGGCGGTGCTGCTGTCCGCGGACGACGCGGGCTACTTCGTGGCCTCGGCGGCGGACAGAATCTACGCGGTGCCGGAGTCGATGCTGCCCATCAACGGGCTGGCGGCGCACCTCAACACCATTGGCGGGACGTTCCAGAAGCTGGGGGTGCAATGGGACGTGGCGCGCGTGGGCAAGTACAAGTCCGCCACGGAGCAGCTCGCCAACACCGAGCCCAGCGAGCCATGGAAGGAGCAGGTGAACGCGTACCTCGACACGCAGACGGCCTGGTACGAGAAGGGCGTGGCCGAGTCCCGCAAGCAGCCGCCCGAGCGGCTCCACCAGTTGTGGGCCACGGGGCTCGCCACCGCGAAACAGGCCCAGGAGCTGGGCTTTCTCGACGGCATCATCCTCCCCACCGAGCTGGACAAGAAGGTGCGGGAGTTGTTGCCGGACGCCCACTTCAGCACCACCTACGCGCCCAGGGACGAGCGCGAGGGGCGCTGGGGCCGCCGGCGCCGCATCGCCGTGGTGCCGGTGATTGGCACCATCGCCGGGGGCCGCAGCCGCGAGGACCCGCTGGGCTTCAGCCAGATTGCCGGCGCGGAGACGGTGGTGCGGGCGCTGGAGCGCGCGCAGTCAGACCCGGGCGTGGTGGCCATCGTCGTGCGCGTGGACTCGGGCGGAGGCGACGTGCTGGCCTCGCACCTGATGTACCAGGCCGTCATGGACGCGGCGAAGCACAAGCCCGTCATCGCCTCCATGGGCGACGTGGCCGGCTCCGGCGGCTACTACGCGGCCATGGGCGCGCAGGAAATCTTCGCGCTGGCGCCCACGATTACCGGCAGCATCGGCGTCTACTACGTGAAGCCCGCCCTCGAGGGGCTCCTGGGGGAGAAGCTCGGCGTCAGCCAGGTGAGCCTCACCCGCGGCCCGCTGTCGGACATGTTCGACACGTGGCGGCCGTGGACGCCGGAGGAGCAGAAGGCGGCGCAGGCGTGGGTGGATGCCTCGTACGACATCTTCATCACCGAGGTGGCCGCGCGGCGGAAGCTGGACAAGGCGAAGGTGGATGAAATCGCGCGCGGGCGCGTGTGGAGCGGCCAGGACGCACAGGCGCGCGGGTTGGTGGACAAGCTGGGCGGCCTGCCCGAGGCGCTGGACGCCGCGCGCACGCGGGCCGGCGTGCCCCGGGACGAGGAGCTGGACGTGGTCATCCTGGGCGAGGCGCGGGGCTTCTTCTCCGGCCTGGGCGGGGAGCCGGGCGTCCGGGCGGTGCTCTCCCTGCTGCCCGAGCCCCCTCCGTCCCTCCCCGAGCCGCTCCGCGCGCTGGCGCGCTCCGCGGGCCTCAACCTGGAGCTGCTCCAGCCGGGAATGAAGGCGATGATGCCCTTCACCCTCACGGTGCAGTGA
- the rho gene encoding transcription termination factor Rho has protein sequence MSENPDNRDPREAPPMPMAARPAPPPEADDDGGDEGDDEGPDEGDAAGAGGPMAAGGPGQPGQQGGRRRRRRRRRRGAQVLFTPDGQAYRMQPGQDGQQVQVFLTPQEVEQYRQRQAQQQQQQQQGGQPQQQHHHQQQRQQHGGPQHQAAPQSNLAPVEGVLDTEAKGPNAFLRQVKRNLLAAPDDPELPKNLVQKLRLRQGQYLTAFAQMRGNKGIVQRVDTVDGRPLEGAPRLPHFADLTSVDPTERLKLESGHKEMVTRVLDLISPIGKGQRALIVAPPKTGKTIMLQRIAQAVLSNHPECHVMVVLIDERPEEVTDMRRSIKAEVLASSSDRPTADHLKVAELALERARRLVETGKDVVILLDSITRLARAFNKEIDNSGRTLSGGVDSRALERPKRIFGAARATEEAGSLTIIGTALIDTGSRMDEVIFEEFKGTGNSEVTLDRLLAEKRVFPAINIAQSGTRKEEKLFTQREYEKVKKLRQMLFAVKPVEAMEALVKRLSRYTYNDEFLDEL, from the coding sequence ATGAGCGAAAACCCCGATAACCGCGACCCTCGTGAAGCCCCACCGATGCCCATGGCCGCCCGGCCCGCGCCTCCGCCCGAAGCGGACGACGACGGCGGCGACGAGGGCGACGACGAGGGTCCCGACGAGGGCGATGCCGCGGGCGCCGGTGGCCCCATGGCCGCGGGCGGCCCCGGGCAGCCCGGTCAGCAGGGCGGCCGCCGCCGCCGCCGTCGCCGCCGCCGTCGTGGCGCGCAGGTCCTCTTCACCCCGGACGGCCAGGCCTACCGGATGCAGCCCGGCCAGGACGGGCAGCAGGTCCAGGTCTTCCTGACGCCGCAGGAGGTGGAGCAGTACCGCCAGCGCCAGGCTCAGCAGCAGCAACAGCAGCAGCAGGGCGGCCAGCCGCAGCAGCAGCACCACCATCAGCAGCAGCGCCAGCAGCACGGCGGGCCGCAGCACCAGGCCGCGCCGCAGTCCAACCTGGCCCCGGTGGAGGGCGTGCTGGACACGGAGGCGAAGGGCCCCAACGCCTTCCTCCGCCAGGTGAAGCGCAACCTCCTGGCCGCGCCGGATGACCCGGAGCTGCCCAAGAATCTGGTGCAGAAGCTGCGGCTGCGTCAGGGCCAGTACCTCACGGCCTTCGCGCAGATGCGCGGCAACAAGGGCATCGTCCAGCGCGTGGACACGGTGGACGGCCGGCCGCTGGAGGGCGCCCCGCGCCTGCCGCACTTCGCGGACCTGACGTCGGTGGACCCCACCGAGCGGCTCAAGCTGGAGAGCGGCCACAAGGAGATGGTGACGCGCGTCCTGGACCTGATTTCGCCCATCGGCAAGGGTCAGCGCGCGCTCATCGTCGCCCCGCCGAAGACGGGAAAGACAATCATGCTCCAGCGCATCGCCCAGGCGGTGCTCTCCAACCACCCCGAGTGCCACGTCATGGTGGTGCTCATCGACGAGCGTCCGGAAGAAGTGACGGACATGCGCCGGAGCATCAAGGCCGAGGTGCTGGCGTCCAGCTCGGACCGGCCCACGGCGGACCACCTCAAGGTGGCGGAGCTCGCGCTGGAGCGCGCGCGCCGGCTGGTGGAGACCGGCAAGGACGTGGTGATTCTGCTCGACTCGATTACGCGCCTGGCGCGCGCCTTCAACAAGGAAATCGACAACTCGGGCCGCACGCTGTCGGGCGGCGTGGACAGCCGCGCGCTGGAGCGCCCCAAGCGCATCTTCGGCGCCGCGCGCGCGACGGAAGAGGCGGGCTCGCTGACCATCATCGGCACGGCGCTCATCGACACCGGCAGCCGCATGGACGAGGTCATCTTCGAGGAGTTCAAGGGCACGGGTAACTCCGAAGTCACCCTGGACCGCCTGCTCGCGGAGAAGCGCGTCTTCCCGGCCATCAACATCGCCCAGTCCGGCACGCGCAAGGAGGAGAAGCTCTTCACGCAGCGCGAGTACGAGAAGGTGAAGAAGCTGCGGCAGATGCTCTTCGCCGTGAAGCCGGTGGAGGCCATGGAGGCGCTCGTCAAGCGGCTGTCCCGCTACACGTACAACGACGAGTTCCTGGACGAGCTGTAG
- a CDS encoding DUF4129 domain-containing protein, whose translation MAVSALELRPRGAVALMDAALRLCARNTGVWALTLPGGAAVIAAVLYLSEAVRMGRPLALPSLALTLAWFLRGLCQGASCHYVQEVLLGTKGEPAAWASMRAALGRTPGLFIAVAYLFVFNTLVMTLSVGIGFFVFAAQGVGYAAMMQGKGSPLKLYGLCSRLLGPARGTAVMVRMLMGVQLLAFLNLHIAVNFILILARKLVGIDLTFAERFASLDTPPWLLFLAAATFALFEPVRAALATLLLVDGRVRQEGLDLLAAVQQLPARNTGRPLGSRSAAVLAAVLGAGLLLAGAPAWAEGAPRAPIASSRDAVKRLGAVAASCESDGLSKDPRFESLGALGPAEAGKLERLVRTVERQALDEEDCDTAMASLERGLEQARGTVEAQAKTDARVASARAKDILARPEFAVAPPKAEKDAKEDTVPPEPPNWWKRFINWLGEFLKKLFEREEAPPPRDSAQWVSGQTVANALVMLLVTLTVLVLAGLLLMYLNKGKKQADGAGLEVSTLDAAALAGDPAHALSRPPEGWAHLADELAAKGEYREAVRSLYLALLSRLHRDGAILYDVTLSNWDYLRQFRGRSDWKPPFRELTRRFDFAWYGNVPVGAEGYREFRALTAPLLAAPAPTEAAGA comes from the coding sequence ATGGCCGTCTCCGCACTCGAGCTGCGCCCCCGGGGCGCGGTGGCCCTGATGGACGCGGCGCTGCGCCTGTGCGCGCGCAACACCGGCGTCTGGGCCCTCACGCTTCCCGGCGGCGCGGCCGTCATCGCCGCGGTGCTGTACCTCTCCGAGGCGGTCCGCATGGGCCGGCCGCTCGCCCTGCCCTCGCTGGCGCTGACGCTGGCGTGGTTCCTCCGCGGGCTGTGCCAGGGCGCCTCGTGCCACTACGTGCAGGAGGTGCTGCTGGGCACGAAGGGCGAGCCCGCGGCGTGGGCCTCCATGCGCGCCGCGCTGGGCCGCACGCCCGGCCTCTTCATCGCGGTGGCGTACCTCTTCGTCTTCAACACGCTGGTGATGACGCTGTCGGTGGGCATCGGCTTCTTCGTCTTCGCCGCGCAGGGCGTGGGCTACGCGGCGATGATGCAGGGCAAGGGCAGCCCGCTGAAGCTGTATGGCCTGTGCTCGCGGCTGCTCGGCCCGGCGCGCGGCACCGCAGTGATGGTGCGCATGCTGATGGGCGTGCAGCTGCTGGCCTTCCTCAACCTGCACATCGCGGTGAACTTCATCCTCATCCTCGCCCGCAAGCTGGTGGGCATCGACCTGACCTTCGCGGAGCGCTTCGCCTCGTTGGACACGCCGCCGTGGCTGCTGTTCCTCGCGGCCGCGACGTTCGCCCTCTTCGAGCCGGTGCGTGCCGCGCTGGCCACGCTGCTCCTGGTGGACGGGCGCGTGCGGCAGGAAGGGTTGGATTTGCTCGCCGCCGTGCAGCAGCTCCCCGCGCGCAACACGGGCCGGCCGCTGGGCTCGCGGAGCGCGGCGGTGCTGGCGGCGGTGCTCGGCGCGGGGCTGCTGCTGGCGGGCGCCCCCGCGTGGGCGGAGGGTGCGCCCCGGGCCCCCATCGCGTCGTCGCGGGACGCCGTGAAGCGGCTGGGCGCCGTGGCCGCGTCCTGCGAGTCGGACGGCCTCTCGAAGGACCCGCGCTTCGAGTCGCTGGGCGCGCTGGGCCCCGCGGAGGCGGGCAAGCTGGAGCGGCTGGTGCGCACGGTGGAGCGCCAGGCCCTGGACGAGGAGGACTGCGACACCGCCATGGCCTCGCTGGAGCGGGGGCTCGAGCAGGCGCGGGGCACCGTCGAGGCGCAGGCGAAGACGGATGCGCGGGTGGCCTCGGCGCGGGCGAAGGACATCCTCGCGCGTCCGGAGTTCGCGGTGGCGCCGCCGAAGGCGGAGAAGGACGCGAAGGAAGACACCGTGCCGCCGGAGCCACCGAATTGGTGGAAGCGCTTCATCAACTGGCTGGGTGAGTTCCTCAAGAAGCTCTTCGAGCGCGAAGAGGCCCCGCCACCGAGGGATTCCGCCCAGTGGGTCAGCGGACAGACGGTGGCCAACGCGCTCGTCATGCTGTTGGTGACGCTGACGGTGCTGGTGCTGGCGGGGCTGCTGCTCATGTACCTCAACAAGGGGAAGAAGCAGGCGGACGGGGCCGGGCTGGAGGTGTCCACGCTGGACGCCGCGGCGCTGGCGGGAGACCCGGCGCATGCGCTCTCCCGCCCGCCCGAGGGCTGGGCGCACCTGGCCGACGAGCTGGCAGCGAAGGGCGAGTACCGCGAGGCGGTGCGCAGCCTCTACCTGGCGCTGCTGTCCCGGCTGCACCGCGACGGGGCGATTCTGTACGACGTGACGCTGAGCAACTGGGACTACCTGCGCCAGTTCCGCGGCCGCTCGGATTGGAAGCCGCCCTTCCGCGAGCTGACGCGCCGCTTCGACTTCGCCTGGTACGGCAACGTGCCGGTGGGCGCGGAGGGCTACCGCGAGTTCCGCGCGCTCACCGCGCCGCTGCTGGCCGCGCCCGCTCCGACGGAGGCCGCCGGTGCGTGA